Genomic DNA from Bacteroidota bacterium:
TGTTTTATCAATAAAAATAATACTAATGAAACTTAGGATATTAAAAAAACTTTCTTTTGTGATAATTGTTGCAGGAATTGTATTTTTAAATGCATGTCATACTGCATCAATTCCATTGGAAGTACTTTTGCCTGCTGAAATAAACATTCCTCAACACATTGAAAATGTTGCTGTGGCTAATCGTTCATTACCTGCTGATAATAAAAAAGTAACTAATATACTTGAAGGATTATTAACAGGAGAATCACTTTTTGCCGATAGAGTTGGCTCTAATCATTGTATTGAAGGTTTGGTTGAAAAACTTAATACCTCACCACGCTTTGTTGCACTTTTATATGGAGGTGATGAATTGAAAGGGACCGGTACTAAAACATTTGCTACTCCTTTGGACTGGGCTAAAGTTGATGATATTTGTTTGAGAAATAAAGTTGATGCATTAATTTTATTAGAAACATTTGATTCTGATATGCATATTAATAAAGGTTCTAGAAAGGAAAAAAGAACCAAAGATGAAGAAGTTTACTATGTTACTGTTTTTCATGCCGATTTAACTGTAAATGTAAATGCAGGATGGAGAATTTATGACCAAAAAAATCATAGAATTATTGACCAAAAAACTTTTAGAGATGTAAAAAATTGGAGTTCAAAAGGTAATACACCTGATGATGCACTTCACAAACTACCTAATAAAAGAAGAGCAATAAATGATGCAGCAATATTTGCAGGTAATAGGTTCGCTGTTCGTATTTCTCCAACTTGGACACATAGTTCAAGGATATATTACACAGGGAAAATTGATGATTTTAAGCTTGCTAAAAAATATGTGCAAAATAAAGACTGGGATATGGCAATTGCTATTTGGAAACATCATGTTGATGACCCTGAGCCTAAGATTGGAGGTAGAGCTTGTTTTAATATGGGAATTGCCAGTGAAATGAAAGGCGAATTTGATATAGCTCTTAAATGGATGAAAAAAGCATATTACGATTACGATATAAAAAAAGCACAGCAATACATAAATATACTTAACAAAAGAATTATTGACCAGCAAAAACTTGATGAACAAATGGGAAATTAACAATTCCTATATTCATTTAAATTTTCTATTCTTATTCTATTGAAAAAAACAAATCTATTTTTTATTAAAAAATTATAAATAAAAATGACAGGAAAAACATTTGTAGAAAAAATTCTTGATGCTAAAAAAGGAAGCATAGTTTTTAAAAAACCAGATATCGTTTTAACACATGATAATACTGCAAGCATAAAAATAACTTTTGAAAAAATGAAGGGTAAGAAAATAGCTTACCCTGAACAAATGCTTGTTGTACTTGACCATAATGCACCACCAACAAATGCAAAACTTGCAACAAGTTACCAAATAATTCGTGATTTTGTAAAGGAGCAAAAGATAGAAAAGTTTTATGATGCAGGAAAAGGTATTTGTCATCAAATAATGTCTTATCATGCAAAACCTAAGATGCTGATTGTGGGTAGCGATAGCCATACTTGTACAGCAGGAGCTTTTAATTCACTTGCCGCAGGTATTGACAGAACTGAATCAGCAGGGATTTGGAGTAGAGGCGAAACATGGTTTAGAGTGCCTTCTTCAGTTAAAATTATACTTAATGGTAAGCTACAAAAAGGCGTTTATGCCAAAGATATTTCACTTTGGATAATTGGAATGATTGGTTCGGCAGGAGCAAATTATATGTCAATTGAATATCATGGTAATGGTGTTAAAAATCTGTCAATTGCCCAAAGAATGACACTTGCAAATCTTGCTTCCGAAATGGGTGCTAAAAATGCAGTTTTTCCTGCTGATGAAGTTCTTGCTAAATTTTATGGCAAAGACAAAATTGATGGTATTTGGGCTGATGATGATGCTGAATATGAAAAAGAAATTGAAATTGACTTGAGTAAAATAGTTCCAATGGTAGCAGCTCCACATCATGTTGATAATGTAAAAACTGTTTCTGATGTTCAGGGTACTAAACTGAATCAAGGATTAATAGGAACATGCACTAACGGTAGATTAGAAGATTTAAGAATTGCTGCTGATGTTTTGGATGGAAAAAAAGTAAAAGAGGGATTTCAACTGCTTGTAATTCCTGCCTCCAAAGAAATTTACCTTCAAGCTGTTGAAGAAGGAATATTTACAAAATTGATGATTGCAGGTGCTACTATTTTAAGTGCTTCATGTGGTCCTTGTTTAGGAACAGGACAGGGTATTCCTGCTGATGGATTTACAGTTATTTCTACGGCTAACAGAAATTTTAAAGGAAGAATGGGTAATCCGAAATCTGAGATTTACCTTGCTTCACCTGCAACAGTTGCCTATTCGGCAATAAGAGGAAAAATTACTGACCCTAGGGGAATAGAAGCTAATGATAAATTTCCTTATGAGAAAAAACAAAGTTCTACAATTGAAATTGCAAAAGATGAGCAAAGACGCAAAAATGCTGTTTGGAATTACTCTGATGTTGACAATCTGAATACTGACCAAATGTTTGCAGGTAACTTGACATATAATGTATTAAGTTCAGACCCTGAGGCAATAATGCCTCATCTCTTCAAAGGTTTTGATGAAAGTTTTTCTGATAATGCACAAAAGGATGATGTAATAGTTGCAGGAGATAATTTTGGATGTGGCAGTTCACGTGAGCATCCATCAGTTGGTTTAGCTCATTTAGGAATCAAAGCGATTATTGTAAAATCGGTTAACAGAATTTTTTACAGATCAGCAATTAATCAAGGGCTTTTCTTGATTGTAAATAGTGAAATTGTTGATAAATACAAAGACGGTGATAAAATTGATATTGATTTTGAAAATGGAATAATTGCCTTAAATAATCAAGAATATAACATACCTCCATTACCCGAAAAACTTATGGAGATTATTGAGAAAAAGGGACTTGTAAACTGGATAAAAGATAACTCTTGAATATCTGATAGGTTGGAAAATGCGGATATTAACCTACAATAAATAATCATGAAAATTATCTTTAGAAACTATGTTTAACTTATTAACTTTATATTTTTCAATAAAACTATTTGGGAGTTTTATTTTTCCCTTTAGTTTCCATTTGAATTCAAAAGTTTCTAATTTCCCATCATTTTCCTCTATTAAATCTATTTCAGCACCATCATACGTTCGCCAAAAATAATAATTTGTAAAAGGTTGTTTGATACTGTTAAGTTTTATCCGTTCTGAAATACAAAAGTTTTCCCATAAGGCACCTAAATCATTTCTGTTTTGAATAGGAGTGAAATTATTAATCAAAGCGTTTCTAATACCTAAGTCATAAAAATAATATTTCTTACTTTTTTTGATTTCATTTCTTAGATTGTTGCTGTATGAATTGAGACTAAAAATAACAAAGGTTTTTTCAAGTAAATCAAGGTATTTAATAACAGTATTAACAGAGACTTTACAGAAATTAGCTAATTCATTAAAGGATACTTGCGAGCCTATTTGTAAAGCAATGGCTTTTACTAATAATCTTAAAATATCAGCATTTCTTATATTTTCATGGGAAAGGACGTCTTTGAAAAGATAATCTGAAGATAGTGCATTTAGTTTTTCTTTTTTTTCTAATAATGGCAATTCTATTATTTCAGGATACATTCCAAATAATAAGAAATTATTTAATTGTTCTTTGACCCACAACCATTCATTTTTTTCTTTGATTTCTGAAATCATCAAAGGATAAAGATGGAATTTTATGTTTCTACCTGTTAATGGTTCTACAATTTTGTTTGATAATTCAAAACTACTGGAACCTGTAGCTATGATTTTATACTTATTACCTAATTCATCATAAACTAACTTCAGAATTTTGCCAATATTATTTATATTTTGTGCTTCATCAAGTGCAATATATTTTTTATTTTCAAAAAGCATTTCTATTTGTGAAAGATCTTTTGTTGAAAATATATCATGAACTAAACTCCTTTCACAGTTTAAAATAAGTGCATTAGGATTGTCTTTCAAAAATTCTTCAAGAAGTGTTGTTTTTCCTACTTGTCTTGCACCGTATAAAATAATTATATCTTTATTATCTAATCTGTCTTTAATTTTTTGAGTTAATCTTCGTTTAAACATATTTTTTTTTAGAGCAAATATAATAAATTAAGCCTAATTTGTTCAGTTATTTGAATAAATTAAGCCTAATTTGTTCAGTTGTTTGAATAAATTAAGCCTAATTTGTTCAGTTGGTAATTTTGATTTTAAATAAAGAAGTAAGTTTTCTTAGCCTACTATCTTGGTTTTAAGCCTAATAGCTTGTATTCTAATATTTCTTTAAAATAATTTCTGAAATTTCCGGTCTTATTCCTATTCTTCCTAAAAATCCTATAACTCCTAAGCCTGTGTTTACATACAAATATTTCTCTTTCTCTTTGTACAATCCACTCCAATATTTGTATTTCAAACTAATTGGACTACATTTAAATTTTCCAATATCTATTCCAAATTGTCCTCCGTGGGTATGACCTGAAAGTGTTAAATTTATGTCA
This window encodes:
- a CDS encoding ATP-binding protein — protein: MFKRRLTQKIKDRLDNKDIIILYGARQVGKTTLLEEFLKDNPNALILNCERSLVHDIFSTKDLSQIEMLFENKKYIALDEAQNINNIGKILKLVYDELGNKYKIIATGSSSFELSNKIVEPLTGRNIKFHLYPLMISEIKEKNEWLWVKEQLNNFLLFGMYPEIIELPLLEKKEKLNALSSDYLFKDVLSHENIRNADILRLLVKAIALQIGSQVSFNELANFCKVSVNTVIKYLDLLEKTFVIFSLNSYSNNLRNEIKKSKKYYFYDLGIRNALINNFTPIQNRNDLGALWENFCISERIKLNSIKQPFTNYYFWRTYDGAEIDLIEENDGKLETFEFKWKLKGKIKLPNSFIEKYKVNKLNIVSKDNFHDYLL
- a CDS encoding aconitase/3-isopropylmalate dehydratase large subunit family protein, whose translation is MTGKTFVEKILDAKKGSIVFKKPDIVLTHDNTASIKITFEKMKGKKIAYPEQMLVVLDHNAPPTNAKLATSYQIIRDFVKEQKIEKFYDAGKGICHQIMSYHAKPKMLIVGSDSHTCTAGAFNSLAAGIDRTESAGIWSRGETWFRVPSSVKIILNGKLQKGVYAKDISLWIIGMIGSAGANYMSIEYHGNGVKNLSIAQRMTLANLASEMGAKNAVFPADEVLAKFYGKDKIDGIWADDDAEYEKEIEIDLSKIVPMVAAPHHVDNVKTVSDVQGTKLNQGLIGTCTNGRLEDLRIAADVLDGKKVKEGFQLLVIPASKEIYLQAVEEGIFTKLMIAGATILSASCGPCLGTGQGIPADGFTVISTANRNFKGRMGNPKSEIYLASPATVAYSAIRGKITDPRGIEANDKFPYEKKQSSTIEIAKDEQRRKNAVWNYSDVDNLNTDQMFAGNLTYNVLSSDPEAIMPHLFKGFDESFSDNAQKDDVIVAGDNFGCGSSREHPSVGLAHLGIKAIIVKSVNRIFYRSAINQGLFLIVNSEIVDKYKDGDKIDIDFENGIIALNNQEYNIPPLPEKLMEIIEKKGLVNWIKDNS
- a CDS encoding DUF6340 family protein, which translates into the protein VLSIKIILMKLRILKKLSFVIIVAGIVFLNACHTASIPLEVLLPAEINIPQHIENVAVANRSLPADNKKVTNILEGLLTGESLFADRVGSNHCIEGLVEKLNTSPRFVALLYGGDELKGTGTKTFATPLDWAKVDDICLRNKVDALILLETFDSDMHINKGSRKEKRTKDEEVYYVTVFHADLTVNVNAGWRIYDQKNHRIIDQKTFRDVKNWSSKGNTPDDALHKLPNKRRAINDAAIFAGNRFAVRISPTWTHSSRIYYTGKIDDFKLAKKYVQNKDWDMAIAIWKHHVDDPEPKIGGRACFNMGIASEMKGEFDIALKWMKKAYYDYDIKKAQQYINILNKRIIDQQKLDEQMGN